Proteins encoded by one window of Brevibacterium atlanticum:
- a CDS encoding Nramp family divalent metal transporter, with translation MTAQNIDRDTLAGADAPVDPYRLDPKDVLEPPTNFAGKLKYLGPGLVISAAVIGSGELITTTALGAKAGFVLLWLVIISTAVKVWVQLELAQWTILSGKPALEGFGHVGPRLIGRAGWINLLWILMDFAKVLQRGGIIGGAVASLSIMLPVFGEPLSTPSLVFWTVVSLAVVIALLVTNKYSIVEKFSVGAVIIFTVSTVGLAVSLPFTDFAYTSADVISGLSFAIPAGTLGFAVAMFGITGVGADEMTTYTYWCLEKGYARYTGPNDGTAERARRARGWISVMRTDVLVSWIVSTVCTMSFYVIGAAILHPQNLVPEGNDMITTLSSMYSSTMGEAGHWIFLIGAFAVLFSTFIASTASVPRLWTNTVSILGVFDWENTLTRGRIIKVLTVIFPIIWALSYLIIQSPVIMVQIGGVASGVFLVAVVIAVWYLRSREVPTEFKSNHFFTVMLVFASLAIGLLGIYTVFETFGIEIGA, from the coding sequence ATGACTGCGCAGAACATCGACCGGGACACGCTCGCGGGCGCCGATGCCCCCGTTGACCCTTACCGCCTCGATCCAAAGGACGTGCTTGAGCCGCCGACGAATTTCGCGGGCAAGCTCAAGTACCTCGGCCCGGGACTCGTCATCTCAGCGGCCGTCATCGGCTCGGGCGAGCTCATCACGACCACAGCGCTGGGTGCCAAGGCCGGTTTCGTGCTCCTCTGGCTCGTCATCATCTCCACTGCCGTCAAGGTCTGGGTCCAGCTCGAGCTCGCACAGTGGACCATCCTCTCCGGCAAGCCCGCGCTCGAAGGCTTCGGCCACGTCGGTCCGCGCCTCATCGGCCGCGCCGGCTGGATCAACCTGCTGTGGATCCTCATGGACTTCGCAAAGGTCCTCCAGCGCGGCGGCATCATCGGAGGCGCGGTCGCCTCACTGAGCATCATGCTCCCGGTCTTCGGAGAGCCTCTCTCGACACCGTCGCTCGTGTTCTGGACGGTGGTTTCTTTGGCCGTCGTCATCGCCCTGCTCGTGACGAACAAGTACAGCATCGTCGAGAAATTCTCCGTCGGCGCTGTCATCATCTTCACCGTCTCCACTGTCGGCCTCGCCGTCTCCCTGCCCTTCACCGACTTCGCCTACACCTCCGCTGACGTCATCAGCGGACTGTCCTTTGCCATCCCTGCCGGCACTCTCGGCTTCGCAGTCGCGATGTTCGGCATCACCGGTGTCGGCGCCGACGAGATGACGACCTACACCTACTGGTGCCTCGAAAAGGGCTACGCCCGCTACACCGGACCCAACGACGGCACCGCGGAACGTGCGCGCCGTGCCCGCGGGTGGATCTCTGTGATGCGCACCGACGTCCTCGTGTCGTGGATCGTCTCGACCGTGTGCACGATGTCCTTCTATGTCATCGGTGCGGCCATCCTCCACCCGCAGAACCTCGTCCCCGAGGGCAACGACATGATCACGACATTGTCGTCCATGTACTCCTCGACGATGGGCGAGGCCGGTCACTGGATCTTCCTCATCGGCGCATTCGCGGTCCTGTTCTCGACCTTCATCGCCTCAACCGCGAGCGTGCCCCGACTGTGGACGAACACCGTGTCCATCCTCGGCGTCTTCGATTGGGAGAACACGCTCACTCGCGGACGCATCATCAAGGTCCTCACCGTGATCTTCCCGATCATCTGGGCACTGAGCTACCTCATCATCCAGTCTCCGGTGATCATGGTTCAGATCGGCGGCGTCGCCAGCGGCGTCTTCCTCGTCGCGGTCGTCATCGCCGTCTGGTACCTTCGCTCCCGAGAGGTGCCGACCGAGTTCAAGTCCAACCACTTCTTCACGGTGATGCTCGTCTTCGCCTCGCTGGCCATCGGACTGCTGGGCATCTACACCGTGTTCGAAACCTTCGGAATCGAGATCGGAGCCTGA
- a CDS encoding dihydrodipicolinate synthase family protein codes for MSSISGILAAIATPFDADENLVESALRAHVRRQLDAGVHGIFALGTNGEFYAQTPSERAEAARIVIDEVAGAVPVVIGAGGPTTKETVAIAKDAAAAGADALSIITPYFAAASQDEIAAHFRTVAESVGVPVIVYNIPARTGNAVAPATLEKLAEVENITAVKDSSGNFDTILQYLERTDRNTFDVISGNDSLILWTLLAGGAGGISGIANIYPQTMASIYDLFVAGDSEAARAAQDSIRPIRNCLALGNPNTVVKHAANARGFGLGPARAPFNALSAEAKSQVEATVTADLERGLA; via the coding sequence ATGTCATCCATCTCAGGAATCCTCGCCGCGATCGCCACCCCGTTCGACGCGGACGAGAACCTCGTCGAGTCCGCTCTGCGCGCTCACGTCCGGCGGCAGCTCGACGCCGGTGTCCACGGGATCTTCGCGCTCGGGACGAACGGTGAGTTCTACGCTCAGACCCCGAGCGAACGCGCCGAGGCGGCCCGCATCGTCATCGACGAGGTGGCCGGGGCCGTCCCTGTCGTCATCGGCGCCGGGGGACCGACGACGAAGGAGACCGTGGCGATCGCCAAGGACGCCGCCGCTGCCGGTGCCGATGCGCTCTCGATCATCACCCCGTACTTCGCGGCCGCCTCGCAGGACGAAATCGCCGCCCATTTCCGCACCGTGGCCGAGTCCGTCGGCGTTCCGGTCATCGTCTACAACATTCCTGCGCGCACGGGGAACGCGGTAGCTCCGGCTACGCTCGAGAAGCTCGCCGAGGTCGAGAACATCACCGCGGTCAAGGACTCCTCGGGCAACTTCGACACGATCCTCCAGTACCTCGAGCGCACCGACCGGAACACGTTCGACGTCATCTCAGGCAACGACTCGCTCATCCTGTGGACGCTCCTGGCCGGCGGCGCCGGAGGGATCAGCGGCATTGCGAACATCTACCCGCAGACGATGGCCTCGATCTATGACCTCTTCGTCGCTGGCGACTCCGAGGCGGCTCGCGCCGCTCAGGACAGCATCCGCCCGATCCGGAACTGCCTCGCGCTGGGCAACCCGAACACGGTCGTCAAGCACGCGGCGAATGCGCGCGGATTCGGCCTCGGGCCCGCTCGCGCGCCGTTCAACGCTCTCTCCGCCGAGGCGAAGAGCCAGGTCGAGGCCACCGTCACCGCCGATCTCGAACGCGGACTCGCCTGA
- a CDS encoding phosphoglycerate dehydrogenase yields MRLTVLTPSFGRYSSEPSARSAQLGLELDYRTENHPKSGSDLIQAISGAEAVIVGLDRIDSEVLAARPELKVVAKHGAGVDNIDLDAAAAAGVRVVNTPGANAESVADLTLGLLIMGARRIRAAEDSLRAGEWGVFFGSQLSGKRLGILGFGRIGREVAKRAAGFGLRIAAFDPFVPDEAIAEAGAEPQNLAEVVAGSDFLTLHLPGGEEPLLSAELLATMPQGAGLINAARGGLVDEAALAEALHSGHLSFAALDAFATEPPPADDPLLGAPNLIATPHIGAYSDIANANMGTWAVEDVVRVLQGEEPRFSVV; encoded by the coding sequence ATGCGCCTCACCGTCCTCACCCCGTCCTTCGGCAGGTACTCCTCCGAGCCGAGTGCGCGATCCGCGCAGCTCGGGCTCGAGCTCGACTACCGCACCGAGAATCACCCCAAGTCGGGATCCGATCTCATCCAGGCGATCTCCGGCGCCGAGGCGGTCATCGTCGGTCTCGATCGGATCGACTCCGAGGTGCTCGCCGCCCGCCCCGAGCTCAAGGTCGTGGCCAAACACGGTGCCGGAGTCGACAATATCGACCTGGACGCCGCAGCTGCCGCCGGGGTCCGTGTCGTCAACACTCCCGGAGCGAATGCCGAGTCCGTCGCCGACCTCACACTCGGCCTCCTCATCATGGGTGCCCGCCGGATCCGCGCGGCCGAGGATTCTCTGCGCGCCGGTGAGTGGGGCGTGTTCTTCGGTTCGCAGCTGAGCGGCAAGCGCCTCGGCATCCTCGGCTTCGGCCGCATCGGACGGGAGGTCGCGAAGCGCGCCGCAGGATTCGGTCTGCGCATCGCCGCCTTCGACCCATTCGTCCCGGATGAGGCCATCGCCGAGGCGGGGGCCGAGCCCCAGAACCTCGCCGAGGTGGTTGCCGGGTCCGATTTCCTCACTCTCCATCTCCCCGGTGGGGAGGAGCCGCTCCTCTCCGCCGAACTCCTCGCCACGATGCCCCAGGGTGCCGGTCTCATCAACGCGGCGCGCGGCGGGCTCGTCGACGAGGCGGCGTTGGCCGAGGCGCTGCACAGCGGTCACCTGTCCTTCGCTGCTCTCGATGCCTTCGCCACGGAGCCGCCGCCGGCCGATGATCCGCTGCTGGGCGCGCCCAACCTCATCGCCACCCCGCATATAGGCGCCTATTCCGACATCGCGAACGCAAACATGGGCACGTGGGCCGTCGAAGACGTCGTCCGGGTGCTGCAGGGCGAGGAACCGCGCTTCTCGGTGGTCTGA